The DNA sequence ACCATGCGAATAAATAATACGACCTGGAGGCCGATTAATCCCAGCAATAACATGGAAGACAGTATGGCATCCTTTTTAAAAACCATAAAGGCAAGGCCGAAAATGGAAATGCTCAGGGCAATAATGCGCAGAAAGACTTCCTGCTTGAAGGATTTATATTCCATATTTTTGTAGTCGTCTGTAAAGGGAGGCGCGGGTGAGGCCAAGTTCTTTCGCTGCCTGTGAGATATTCCCGCTATGTTTGTCAATGGCTTGCTGAATGACTGTTTTCTCTACATCGTCCAGGTTGAAATTGGCAGGAGTGGCAGCAGGTTCTTCCTTAATGCTATGGATGCTTTGCTGTAAAAAGAAGAAGTCTTGATCTGTCAGAAACGCATTATCACACATGATAATCGCCCGTTCGATGGCATGCTGAAGCTCGCGGATATTTCCTGGCCAGGCATATGCCTTGAGTTTCTGATGCCCCGCATCGTCGATGCTGATGCCTGCCTTTTGATATTTTTTGCTGTAGGTTTCCGTAAAGAAATTCGCCAAAGTGGGAATGTCTTCTTGTCGGTGGCGCAGTGGCGGCAGGTGAATTTCCACCGTATTGATTCGGTAAAGCAAATCCTGTCGGAAGCCACTCTGGTGCACCATATCATGAATAGGCATGTTGGTGGCCGCAATCAGCCGAATATCAATCGGGATAGATTTGTTGCTGCCGATTCGTGTAACTTCCCGTCGCTGAAGGGCTGTTAATAGTTTGGACTGAAGTGGCATGCTCAGGTTCCCGATTTCATCCAAAAACAGAGAGCCTTTGTTGGCCATTTCAAATCGCCCAACACGGTCGTCTTTGGCATCGGTAAAGGCGCCTTTTTTATGCCCGAATAGCTCGGACTCAAAAAGGGTTTCGGTGATGGCGCCCATGTCCACATTAACAAAGATATTTTTTTTGCGCAGCGAGCGGTTGTGGATTTCCCTGGCCACAAGTTCCTTTCCAGTACCATTTTCACCGAGGATCAAAACATTGGCATCGGTTCCTGCTACTTTATCGATGATATTGAAGACATTTTTCATTGCAGGGCTGTCGCCGATCATCTGCCCGAAGTTATCCTGCTGGGCAGCTTGCAGCTGACGGTTGGTCTGGCGGAGGGTGTCAACCTGTTCGTAGGATTTCCGCAGTTTCATGGCGGAAGTCAGCGTGGCCAACAGCTTCTCATTTTGCCATGGTTTGAGGACAAAGTCAGTGGCGCCTTCTTTCAGTGATTTTACCGCCATTTCTACATCTCCGAACGCGGTGATCAGGACTACAACCGCATTGGCATCTCGCTCCAGAATATGTTCGAGCCAATAAAAACCCTCCTTACCCGAGGTGGTGTCTCGGCTGAAATTCATGTCGAGCATAATGACATCATAGGTGTCATTATTCAGCAGGAAAGGGATTTTTTTAGGATTTTTCTCGATAATGACTTCTTTAGCGTGCTTACGCAATAACATCTTTGCTGCAAACAATACATCTTCATCGTCATCAATGACTAAAATTTTGCCTAATGCTTTGTCGTCCATCATGGTTTTGTTATTTGTAATATTTATTCCCAAGACAATGCCAAAAAGAAAAAGGCGGCTGTGGCATCGTGCAGCGGGTTAGGTGTGCCTTTAGCGGACACTTTTGTGAGCGATAGTGAACACTACTGTCCGATTTTGAACAATATACTCAATAGTAACAAATAATGAAAAGGCATAAAAAAAATCAGGCCACCTACTGAAATGCAGCAAGGTGGCCTGATCAAATTTTCGTCGTGAAATGGCTTATTTAATCACGCCCAATTTCTTACCTACTTTAGTGAAAGCAGCAATTGCCTTATCTAAATGCTCACGCTCATGAACCGCCGAGATTTGCGTACGGATACGTGCCTGGCCTTGCGGTACGACAGGGTAAAAGAAGCCAATCACATAAATGCCTTCTTCCAAAAGGTCAGCAGCGAATTGTTGTGCCAATGGTGCATCGTATAACATCACAGGAACAATTGGGTGGTTACCTGGTTTGATATCGAAACCTGCAGCCGTCATTTTTTCACGGAAATAAGCGGCGTTTTCCCAAACTTTATCACGCAATTCGGTGCTTTCTTCCAACATGTCGATCACTTCGATCGATGCCCCAACAATACTTGGTGCCAACGTGTTGGAGAACAAATATGGACGCGAACGCTGACGCAACATGTCGATGATTTCTTTACGACCTGAAGTGAAACCGCCAGAAGCGCCTCCCAAAGCTTTACCGAAAGTACCTGTGATGATGTCAATTCTGCCCATTACATCGCAGTGCTCATGCGTTCCTTTTCCTGTTTTACCCATGAAGCCTGAAGAGTGGCACTCATCCACCATCACCAAAGCTTTGTATTTGTCGGCCAAATCACAGATTTTATCCAACTGGGCAATGGTACCGTCCATAGAGAATACAGAATCTGTAACGATGATGCGGTGTTTGGCGTCCTGGGATGCTTTCAGTTGCTCTTCCAAATCCGCCATATCATTGTGCTTGTAGCGGTAACGTGCTGCTTTACACAAACGCACGCCATCAATGATCGAAGCGTGGTTCAGGGCATCAGAAATAATGGCACTGTCAGGGCCAAGAAGCGGTTCGAATACCCCACCATTGGCATCAAATGCCGCTGCATATAAGATCGTATCTTCGGTTCCCAACCATTTGGCCACCTTTTGCTCTAACTCACGATGGATGTCCTGAGTACCGCAAATAAAACGTACAGAGGATAAACCGAAACCGTGGGTGTCGATTGTTCTCTTGGCAGCTTCAATAACACGTGGGTGTGAAGAAAGGCCAAGGTAGTTGTTTGCACAAAAATTGATGACTTCTTTGCCTTCAGTAGTTTTTATTTCCGCTCCTTGTGGAGTAGTAATAATACGTTCAGATTTGTAAAGACCAGCGTCTTTTATTGCCTGAAGTTCTTGCTCCAATACGGGCTTTAACGTTTCGTACATAATTTTAAAAATGGAGGTTTATGGAATGTATCCGAAGATAACATTGAGTAACTAATAAATGACAGTCTAATATTTTGTTAAAGGGAACTTTCTTCGAATATTATTAATTTCAAATAATTTCTGCATGGTAAAACTTTTTGGGTGCATTTGGCTAAACTCTTGATTCCAAAGCTGATACTTGTCGGTATCATTTTTCTCAAAAAGGTTTGGATTAATATTCTTCGATCTCAAATATTCGATAAATTCCATAATCTTAGGCTGTTTACTGATTCAAAAATCATAAATTAGACCCGAAATCCCAAGGTATCATGAGTGCTTCAGGGGTGATTTTAAATTTATTCATATTTCGATAAGAATAATTAAAATTAATTTAAAAAAATTCATCTTTTTTTTGTTTCAGGAATGGAGAGAGTATTAGTCATAGGCGCTTTTGGGCAGTTGGGATCAGAGTTAACCGATGAGCTGAGAAAGCTTTACGGGGAGGATAATGTCATTGCATCAGATATTACAGCAGCACGAGCACAGGCAGCACGTGGCCCGTTTGAGCAGTTGGATATTTTGGACCGTGCCCGCTTGGGGGAAATTGTTGAAAAACACAAGATTACACAAATCTATAATCTGGCAGCTATTTTGTCTTCTATTGGGGAGTCGAAGCCAGGTGTAGCTTGGAATGTCAACATGAATGGTTTGGTCAATGTATTGGAGCTTGCACGTGAGAAAGGGTTGAATAAAATCTACTGGCCTTCTTCTATTGCTGTTTTTGGCCCTGATACTCCCAAGGTGATGACTCCTCAGGAGACGGTGATGAACCCTTCGACGATGTATGGTGTCAATAAACTGGCTGGAGAGAAGTTGTGCCAATACTATTTTCAGAAGTTTGGTGTCGATGTTCGCTCGGTAAGGTACCCTGGCTTGGTAGGCTATAAAGCGATGCCTGGTGGAGGAACAACAGATTATGCTGTTGATATTTACTTCAAGGCAAAGCAGGGCGAAGAGTTTACCTGTTTCCTGGATAAAGGAACAGTTTTACCAATGATGTATATGGATGATGCGATCCGAGGGACAATTCAGCTGATGGAGAGCCCTGCGGAAAAAGTGAAGATCCGTACTTCTTACAACCTTGCAGGGATGAGCTTTGCTCCTGAAGAAATTGGTTCTTCCATTCAGAAAATCATTCCAGATTTTAAAATGATTTATGCGCCAGATCACCGTCAGGAAATTGCGGAATCATGGCCAGATTCCATCGACGATCAATTCGCACAAGCGCATTGGGGGTGGAAACCAAAATTTGATTTGGATGCGATGTCAAAAGACATCCTGGAAAATATTTAACAATCGATTTACCGATTACGAGCTGTGAGTAGTGATGACTCATTTTGACATAAAAAAAGCCCGAAGCATTTGCCTCGGGCTTTTTAGTTAATCTCTCAAATTATGGTGCACTGTAAATATTGTTTGTATTTCGGTAACCTGTCTCATCCATGTACCAGTCTGTAGCACTTGTACCACCTGACTGTACCCATTCGATAAACTTCAGGTGTGCCGTATTGATGGCTCTACCTTCTTTAGGGTAAGCGAATGAGGTTGGAATATTGATTGCCCACGGCAAGTTGTTTCCTGATTTATAATATTTGTCAATATTCGGTCTGGTATCATCATCATGTTGTCTGAATAATGCGATATCAGCAAGTGCTGTGTTAGGCTTTCCCGGTAAGTGAACCTCAGTTCCTCTACCTTGATCCGCAATCAGGAATGGGTCAAATGGAGCCTGTCCAATTTCAGTGAATATCAATGGCGTATTCAGCTCAATAGACATTCTTATTGTATCAGGTGTAGTATATTGATTTTCCTGAATTACATTGACATATGATTTACCTTCAGGGGACGGCATGATATCATAGGCATTGGCGAAAATTGGAATAACTGCAGAGGTGGTAATGCCAGACTCCACACCATTTACAGTTTCGAACAAGTTCTTTTTGAATGGCTCGTCATCAGGATCAGAAGTCAATAATTTCACAGATTTAATATCTGAAGGTAACAGCGCAGGGAAGTTGATCGCAAAACCGTTCAGGTAACTTGCACCAATAGCTTTAATAACAAATTCTGCTTCGATAAAGGTAACACCATAATCGCCATTTTTAACAATTTGGTATTGGTAGTCAACGACCAAATCATTGAAGTCATAATCTCCTTTACTTGGCCATAAATCCTCATAAGCTAATGAAGCATAACCTCCAGAGTTTGGATAATACTCATAGTAAGTACGGTTAGGATCGTTAGGGTCTCTGTCGAATTTATTATCTAAACCATCATCATCATCATCTTTTGGAACAGAAGTATTTGGTATATCATTGATGTCAATCTTCTTGCTGTATTTTAAGGTAAACATCAAGTCATTAAAGTCCTGATCACAAGCTGGAGAATTTCTGAAAATATCCTCAAAACCAATCACCACCTGATCTTCTGGCGCATAATAAAGCAATACCATGTGTTTTTGCAGTTCAGGATCCGACTCAGGGTTGAATTCAGCTCTTGAATAGAATGTACCCTTTGAAGTATTCGAAGGTTGATAAGTTGTTCTGTTGAAACCATCAGCAATTAAGAAAAAGCCAAGAGTTGTACCTTCGTCAAAAGAACCTAATTCAAATTTATCACCTGAATATAAAGCGCCACCACTGCCGTAATAAGAAGCATTTGGGAGTATAATAGTGCGGGAGATGTTTTCAAGGGTAGGCGTTGTGCCTGTTGGGTAAGTGTAGAAGCCCAATACATTGCGATATCCAGCGCCTTCATGCATAAAGGTAAGCGTGATTTCTGTGTCATCTTCCTTAATTTCGACTTCCTGAATATCGGATGCGAGGTATTGAGGGTTATAGTCTGGTACAGGGTAACCCTCAGGAAGTGAAACGTTAATGGCATCTATAAGGTCAGTGGATGCCGCTACAAAAGGTAAAACAGTGTAAGAAGGGAAACCATATTCGTTCCAGGTACCCAGATAATTAAATCCTAATGCAGGGTCTCCGGTGATTGTTGCCTGTACTGCTTCAGTACGATTGTTTGCTGCACGGTCACCATTGAACTCAAAGGTAAAGGCGTCAGAACGTTTGATCGCAAATGAATCTTGAGGGATACCAATATCAGAAAATTTAATATACATGTTTTCTGTTGCTGTTGGTATATTCATTTCATAGAAGAAACTGCCATCATCACCTGTAACTCCCTCAACAACTGGTTTGAAGTCTTCGGACATCAGGGTGAAACGTTTGTTTTTTAAGGAGGTGTTAATTGTTACTCCTTGAACTGCCTCCATCTCATAATTAAAGCCATCAGGAACAAGGGCTCCTTCAAGACCATCGGGTGGTGTTGGGTTGGGGTTAACATTCTCCCGATCGGATTTACAGGCAAATAATGCCATCGCGGCGAATATGATTACTAAATAATGTTTTTTCATTTTGAGAATAGGTTAATAGTTTTTGAAGAGTTACGAGCCCTCCGTGGTGTAGTTATTTTTTCAGGAAATTAGATCTCTTGGTATTATATAATGGATGTAAGGTTGGTTGTGGAAAGAGATTGCTTTGTGTTAAATTAAGGCTCCCTTCAACTAAAGAGGGCAGAAGGGAGCGAGGGCTTACAGGCGTAAGCCAGATGGCTTAATAAATATTACTGTCATTCCTGTATTCAGGTAAATCAAGATACCAATCCTGGTAACTGCTTCCGCCAGATTGCACCCACTCAACGAATTTTAGATGGCCTTTTTCAATAGATTTTCCCTCTTGGGTATAATCAAATGAAACAGGAAGGTTGATGGCCCACGGAAGGTTATGGTTTGATTTGTATAATTTGGATCCTGAGAGGTTTGAATCGTCATCGCCTTCACCAAACAAATCGACATCTGCCAATGAGGTGTTTTCATGGCCAGGAAGGTGGATTTCATAGCCACGTTTCATGTTGGCGATCATGAAAGGATCGAAAGGGGCATTACCGATTTCAGAAATAAGTTTAGGAGTGGTCAGTTCAATAGAGAAACGGAGGGTGTCGGGGGTTAAGTAAGGATTGGCTTTCACCACATTAACATATGCCCCTCCAAAAGATGGCATGATATCATACGCATTTTCAAAAATTGGAATAACGGCATGTCGCTGCCCTCTTTCTGTTCCGTCAGAGGCACGCTGGAAGAGTCCAGTACTGAAGACGGCATCATTCGGGTCTTTCGTTACGATTTTTGTTGATTCAATATCACCTTGTCCGAGTTCTGGGAAACTAATTGCAAAACCATTGCTATACCCAGCCCCGATGGCTTTGATAATGATTATTCCTTCAATAAAGGATACTTTGTAATCCGCATTTTTAACGATCTGATATTGGTAATCCAAAACAAGGTCATTAAAGTCGTAATCCCCTTTACTTGGCCATAAATCCTCAAAAGTTAAAGAGGCATAAGTCCCTGCACCTGGGTAGTAGTCATAATAAGTTCTGCGGGCATCATTCGGGTCGCGATCAAAGGCATTATCCACACCGTCGTTGTCACTGTCTGAAAAGGTCTGTGTCGTTGGTACATTGCTGGTCGAGAATTGAGGTGTACTGGTAATGGTCAGTACAAGGTCGTTAAAGTCATGGTCACAGCCACTGTTTTCTCGGTTAAGGTCTTCAAAGCCAAGGACAAATCGGTCTTCGTCCTGATCCCATAGCATTACCATATGCTGCTGGTTTGGATCCTGTTCAGGATTCAGGTCAAGTAAAGAATAGAAGGTGCCTAAAGGAGATCGGGAAGGCTGTTGGCCATCGTAACCACTTGGGATGATGAAAAAGCCAATGGATGTTCCAGCATCAAACGTTCCTAATTTTACTTTATCGCCCATCATTAGTCCACCACCACTGCCGTTCAAGGACGCATTAGGGAAAATGATTGTTTTATGGCTGAGTTCTTCAGGGGTCTGTGGAGGCGTATTTGTTGGATAGGTGTAGAATCCGATTGTGTTTTTGAAACCCGCACTTTCATGCACAAAGGTAATCCAGACCTCAGAATTGTTCTGAGTTACTGCAAATTCCTTCACACTGCTTTGGAGGTAATGTGGGTTGTATTCAGGGACAGGGTAGCCTTGTGGCAAAGTGGTCTGAATAGTTTGGATAAAGTCCCCACTGATATTGTCTGAGATGGGTTCAAGGTAATCTGGCACACCATTGGTATCCCAGCCACCAAGATAGGTGAAGCCGAGTCCAGGGTCGCCGTTGA is a window from the Persicobacter psychrovividus genome containing:
- a CDS encoding sigma-54 dependent transcriptional regulator, whose protein sequence is MDDKALGKILVIDDDEDVLFAAKMLLRKHAKEVIIEKNPKKIPFLLNNDTYDVIMLDMNFSRDTTSGKEGFYWLEHILERDANAVVVLITAFGDVEMAVKSLKEGATDFVLKPWQNEKLLATLTSAMKLRKSYEQVDTLRQTNRQLQAAQQDNFGQMIGDSPAMKNVFNIIDKVAGTDANVLILGENGTGKELVAREIHNRSLRKKNIFVNVDMGAITETLFESELFGHKKGAFTDAKDDRVGRFEMANKGSLFLDEIGNLSMPLQSKLLTALQRREVTRIGSNKSIPIDIRLIAATNMPIHDMVHQSGFRQDLLYRINTVEIHLPPLRHRQEDIPTLANFFTETYSKKYQKAGISIDDAGHQKLKAYAWPGNIRELQHAIERAIIMCDNAFLTDQDFFFLQQSIHSIKEEPAATPANFNLDDVEKTVIQQAIDKHSGNISQAAKELGLTRASLYRRLQKYGI
- the kbl gene encoding glycine C-acetyltransferase, which codes for MYETLKPVLEQELQAIKDAGLYKSERIITTPQGAEIKTTEGKEVINFCANNYLGLSSHPRVIEAAKRTIDTHGFGLSSVRFICGTQDIHRELEQKVAKWLGTEDTILYAAAFDANGGVFEPLLGPDSAIISDALNHASIIDGVRLCKAARYRYKHNDMADLEEQLKASQDAKHRIIVTDSVFSMDGTIAQLDKICDLADKYKALVMVDECHSSGFMGKTGKGTHEHCDVMGRIDIITGTFGKALGGASGGFTSGRKEIIDMLRQRSRPYLFSNTLAPSIVGASIEVIDMLEESTELRDKVWENAAYFREKMTAAGFDIKPGNHPIVPVMLYDAPLAQQFAADLLEEGIYVIGFFYPVVPQGQARIRTQISAVHEREHLDKAIAAFTKVGKKLGVIK
- a CDS encoding NAD-dependent epimerase/dehydratase family protein, which gives rise to MERVLVIGAFGQLGSELTDELRKLYGEDNVIASDITAARAQAARGPFEQLDILDRARLGEIVEKHKITQIYNLAAILSSIGESKPGVAWNVNMNGLVNVLELAREKGLNKIYWPSSIAVFGPDTPKVMTPQETVMNPSTMYGVNKLAGEKLCQYYFQKFGVDVRSVRYPGLVGYKAMPGGGTTDYAVDIYFKAKQGEEFTCFLDKGTVLPMMYMDDAIRGTIQLMESPAEKVKIRTSYNLAGMSFAPEEIGSSIQKIIPDFKMIYAPDHRQEIAESWPDSIDDQFAQAHWGWKPKFDLDAMSKDILENI
- a CDS encoding LruC domain-containing protein → MKKHYLVIIFAAMALFACKSDRENVNPNPTPPDGLEGALVPDGFNYEMEAVQGVTINTSLKNKRFTLMSEDFKPVVEGVTGDDGSFFYEMNIPTATENMYIKFSDIGIPQDSFAIKRSDAFTFEFNGDRAANNRTEAVQATITGDPALGFNYLGTWNEYGFPSYTVLPFVAASTDLIDAINVSLPEGYPVPDYNPQYLASDIQEVEIKEDDTEITLTFMHEGAGYRNVLGFYTYPTGTTPTLENISRTIILPNASYYGSGGALYSGDKFELGSFDEGTTLGFFLIADGFNRTTYQPSNTSKGTFYSRAEFNPESDPELQKHMVLLYYAPEDQVVIGFEDIFRNSPACDQDFNDLMFTLKYSKKIDINDIPNTSVPKDDDDDGLDNKFDRDPNDPNRTYYEYYPNSGGYASLAYEDLWPSKGDYDFNDLVVDYQYQIVKNGDYGVTFIEAEFVIKAIGASYLNGFAINFPALLPSDIKSVKLLTSDPDDEPFKKNLFETVNGVESGITTSAVIPIFANAYDIMPSPEGKSYVNVIQENQYTTPDTIRMSIELNTPLIFTEIGQAPFDPFLIADQGRGTEVHLPGKPNTALADIALFRQHDDDTRPNIDKYYKSGNNLPWAINIPTSFAYPKEGRAINTAHLKFIEWVQSGGTSATDWYMDETGYRNTNNIYSAP
- a CDS encoding LruC domain-containing protein yields the protein MTMTKHLSFLCLMVLLLVAACNNKPDEGVQPNSTALEDLSIPEDFNFETENINSITIDTDLKNTPFRLMNEHLAVILEEKTDANGQFSHALNIPTASDKIYLQFNKIGVPQDSFAISRSAGFDFQLKTSRGNERSQATKINGDPGLGFTYLGGWDTNGVPDYLEPISDNISGDFIQTIQTTLPQGYPVPEYNPHYLQSSVKEFAVTQNNSEVWITFVHESAGFKNTIGFYTYPTNTPPQTPEELSHKTIIFPNASLNGSGGGLMMGDKVKLGTFDAGTSIGFFIIPSGYDGQQPSRSPLGTFYSLLDLNPEQDPNQQHMVMLWDQDEDRFVLGFEDLNRENSGCDHDFNDLVLTITSTPQFSTSNVPTTQTFSDSDNDGVDNAFDRDPNDARRTYYDYYPGAGTYASLTFEDLWPSKGDYDFNDLVLDYQYQIVKNADYKVSFIEGIIIIKAIGAGYSNGFAISFPELGQGDIESTKIVTKDPNDAVFSTGLFQRASDGTERGQRHAVIPIFENAYDIMPSFGGAYVNVVKANPYLTPDTLRFSIELTTPKLISEIGNAPFDPFMIANMKRGYEIHLPGHENTSLADVDLFGEGDDDSNLSGSKLYKSNHNLPWAINLPVSFDYTQEGKSIEKGHLKFVEWVQSGGSSYQDWYLDLPEYRNDSNIY